AGTCGACCCTGGCTACCCAGGGGTTGGCTTCGTAGTGGCTGCGGATTCTGGACACTATGGATTTGTCGAAGATGCTAGTATTGACATTGAGCGTCAGCGACGACTTGACCGGCGGTTCCAGCTCAGTGCCGGTGAGCCATTCAGGGTTAGCCATGACCTGCAATACGTCCAGGTTTATCCGAAAACGTTCGTCGTTGGAATATGATTCGTAGGCCTTGCGGTGGACCAGAAGCAGAAGGAAGCTGATGCCGACCAAGGCGATAATATGGAGACCCCAGCGCCGGGCAATATATAAGAGTCCGTTAAACAGGAATTTCATACCCTATTTTTATCGTCAATTTGACGTGGAATCTAAAGCCGGAAATAATTGACCCGGGTGGGTTAATGTGTTAGATAGATTTTTGTAAGCGGGCAGTTGCGTATTTGAGGAGTATAATTTATATGATAAATCATTGTTTAGCCGTAATTTGTGGGGGTATTCTTGCAGCCGTCCTGGCGGGGTGCTCTTCGGCTCCGTCCAATGATAGGATTTACCAGAAGCGGGAGAAAAACATCAAGCAGAGCTATTCCGAGAAGTTGGACCTTTTACAGAAGGAAAATGAGCAGTTGCAGGTTCGGATATCGGAGTTAACGGCCAATATTGGCAAGCTGGGAGACCAATTAAAGCTGGCCCGTGAAAGCGCCGAGGCCTTAGCTCAGGCTAAAAAGCCGGCGGCAAATACGGCGAACAATACGGACGGAAATGACAACCTGGCCCGGACGGAGACTAAAACGGAATCTAAAACAGAGCTTAAATGCCGGATACTGTCCGTAAACGAACGACTGAACCTGATAATTATTTCGGCGGGTAGCACTCAGGGCGTTAAATCCAAGAACGAATACAACGTGATTTTTCAGGGCAAATCAGTCGGCTGGATACGGATAGACCAGGCGGAAGTTGATTGGGCGTCGGCGGCGCTTATCCGGGGCGGAACTATGGTGCGGCTTAAAGAATTGGACGGAGAGGTTATTCTGTCAGGTGAGTGATTTTATTTGCCTGGATTACCTGGGTGGCCTGGGTCCAAAGCCCGGCCTAGAATTGGGACGAAGCGGGATTTTGGCTCCGCGAGGCGGTTTTTTCATCTGCAGGCTTCTGACGACTTTCCCTTTTTTTATCTCGGCTTTACGCCTGGTTTCGCTGGGTTTTTCGTAGTAGGCGACTCGTTTGAGCTCGTTATAGATACCGGCGTCAATACATTTCCTTTTGAACTGGCGCAGGGCTTTGTCAATCGAACCTTCAACTCTGATAGTTACCGGAGACATTTGGTTATTCCTGTATTTTAGGACAGGGGCGCATTGAGCGCCCCCGCCCGATAGGTTTACTTAACCGTTTCTTTGTCCTTTAACTTTTGCGAAGCAAGAATCGCAATATACTGGTTTATTTAAAACCGGCTTGAACGGGACGGTTGTTTTCTGTCCGCAGTCTGCGCAAACGGCTTCAACTCTTTCCCTGAATCCGGAACTGCCCGGTCCAAATTTGGTCCGGCGGTTCTGGCGGCACTTGGGGCAACGTTTAGGCTCGTTGGTATACCCCTTCTCCTGGTGAAACTTCTGTTCTTCTTCCGTGAACGCGAAGTCCCCGCCACATTCCATACACTTCAGTTGCTTGTCTGCCATGTGTCCTTTTCTCCTTCGGTCGGATTGTCCTTTCCTCGGTATCCTACTTCAATAGGTCCCAAAGGTCCGGTGGTTGATACTTCTCATTTTCTCTTCTCTCCCCTGGCACCCGACCTTACTTATATTCCTATGCCAGAATCAAGATAGAGCAATTTTTAGTTTAGATAATAACCATTATTTGTCAAGAAAAACATACGTCCAATACGCAATTTTATTTTGAGCTAAGCTTCGACTCCGGGCTGGGGTTTTTTGTCCTTATTGAACGCCATATAAAGCACTGGCACCAGGAACAGGGTTACCAGAGTTGAAAATAACAGGCCGCCCAAAATAGTTGTGCCCAGTGGGCGCCAGCTTTCGGAGCCTTCGCCGGTTTGCATGGCCATGGGCAGGAGCCCGAATACGGTGGTCAGGGTGGTCATCATAATCGGCCGAAGTCGGCGTTTGCCCGATTCGAAGACCGCATCAAAGAGGCCCATGCCGTAACCACCTTCTGACAGCGGTCGTCTCAGTAAATTAGTATAATCAACCAGAACTATGGCGTTATTGACCACCACGCCTACCAGCAAGACTGCGCCGAGTAGAGAAATCATGCTGATGGGGTAACCCCTTATGAATAACGACAAGAATACACCGCTGAATCCGAAGGGCACCGAGAAAAGAATAATAAACGGGTCTTGGAGCGATTCAAACTGGCTGGCCATGACGGCATAGACCAGAAAAATACTTAAAAGCAATAACAGCCCCAAGTCCCGGAATGATTTTTTTTGTTCGGTAACCAGGCCACCGATTTTTATGTTGACGCCTTCTTTTATCGGTAGTTTGGATATTTTAGTTTCGATATCTTTGGCCACATCGCCCAGTGTCCGTTTGTCAAGATTGGCCTCAACCCTGACAATCCTGGTTTGGTTTTTTCGCTCTATTTCAATGGGTCCGAATTCTTCCTTGATTTTGGCGATATTTGAAACCTGTATATTTTGTCCGGGCTGTCCGCCTATCGAGGGCAGACCGATAAAAGCGTCACTCACGTTTTCTAAGTATTTGCGGTCTTCGGGGCGGAGACGGATAAAAATATCATACTCGTTTCCGTCCTCGCGGTACTTGGAAACCACCTTACCGTAGAAATAGGTTCTTAAGGTGTTGGCAATATAATTTTTGGTTAAGCCTAGGCTGGAAGCCTTTTCGTCGTCGACCATAATTTTCCATTCCGGCTTGGCGATATCGCGGCTGATGGTGGTGTCAACGGCGCCTTCGGTGGTATCCATTATGTTTTTGATGGCCAGGGCGATTTTGTCGGTTTCCTTCATATCGTTGCCGTAGATTTCTACCGACAGCGATTTCCCGGCGCTGATCATTAAAGAGCCTATGGGGTTACCGGTTTTTAAGTCCGTTTTGACCAGCCCCGGTATATTTTTGATTTTTTCTCTGATTTCCCTGGCGATGTCTTTATCGGAGCGTTTACGCTGTTTGACATTGACCAGTTTGGCGCCGATCATAACGATGTTAAGGCCTTCTTTCATGCCCATAGCTGCGCCGCCCATCCCGACTGAACCGGCCCGGATGTAAATGGCGACTATGTCTTTACCACACACTTCCTTGAATATTTTCTGTGCTTCCATTCCGACCCGAGTTGACTCCTCCATCTTCTTGCCGGCAGCCAGTTCCATGGTGGCTTGCAGGTCGCCGCTGTCCTCTTCGGGGATAAACTCTATGCCCAATAACGGGTAGAGCGCAACAGAACCGATTAATACCAGTCCGGCGATGGTTACGGTGATGGCCTTATGGTGGAGGACCCATTCTAGTATTCCGGCGTAGAAGTGTTCAACATAAATAAACCAGCCCTTTTTCTCAAATGATGATTTGGAACTGAGTATTTTAGAAGCCAGCATGGGGGTGAATGTCAAGGCGGTTAATAATGAGGCGGCAATGGTAACGATAACCATAACGCCCAGCTCTTTGAAGATAATGCCGGTGATTCCGGACAGAAAAATGAGTGGGACGAAGACGACAATGGTAGTAAGCGAAGAGGCGCTGACGGCCAGGCCAACTTCCGAGGCTCCGACGATGGCGGACTGGGTGGCATCTTTGCCTTTAGCCCGGTGGGTGAAGATATTTTCCATAATGACAATAGCGTTATCTACGACCATGCCGATGGCAATGGCGATGCTGGCCAGAGACATCATGTTGATGGTTTTGCCCCAGATGTATATGAAGATGAACGCTGAAATCAGCGAGAACGGAATGGTCAGTGATATAATCAAGCTGGAGCGGATTTCGCCCAGGAAAATAAGGGTGATTAAGATAACCAGGATGCCGCCGATAAACACGGTTTGGGAAAGATTTTTCATGGTTAGGTTAATCATGTCGGCGGTATTGAACATTTCGTAGTAATTAACGTCGGTCGGCATCCGCTTTTTTATTAGTTCTAATTTATCGACAATCGCCTTACAGACCGTATCGGTATTTGAGCCAGATTGTTTCTGTACCATTACCATAATTCCCGGATCGCCGTTGACATAGACCATACCGCTGGGTTCTTGGAAAGAATCATTGACCGCGGCGATATCACGCAGGCGCACCGGGATGTTATCGCCGGTTGTTTTAATAATAGTTCCGCTGATTTCCGCGACGGATTTGTATTCTCCGGGGGTTTTAAGCGCAAACTCATTAGGTCCTACCTTGATACTGCCAGCCGGCAAGGAGTAATTATGAAGACGGATGGCCGATTCCACCTCGTTGATGGATGTGCCGTAAGCCAGTAGCTTATTTTTGTCTATTTCTATATTAATCTGTCGTATCATCCCGCCGATAAGTTGAACTGCGCCGACGCCTGCAATCTGCTTCAGGGGTGTGGCTAGTTCCTGGTCCAGAATTTCGTGTAACCTGGACCAGTTTTTCCGGGCCGTGAATCCGTAAGCAAGGATGGGCATGGCATTGGTGCTGAATTTAACCATAATGGGTTTGTCGGCGTCCGAAGGTAGGCGCATCTTGGTGAAATCCAGGCGATCCCTGATTTCATTGGCGGCTTCATCGAGGTTGGCGCCCCAGTTGAAACGGCAGACGACGTTGGAAACGCCTTCGCGGGAATAAGAGTTGACCTCGGTTAAGTTGGTAAGAATCGAGAGGTCGTTTTCTATGGGCTTGGTGATGGATGTTTCCACGTCTTCGGCCGCCGCGCCGCGATAAGAGGTCATAACCGTAATGGCCGGCCATTCCATTTTTGGCATCAGGTCTATGGGTAGGAACAGTATGGACATGCCGCCCAAGACGATAATCCCCAGGAATATCATTAAGTTAGTAACGGGTCGCTTTACGCCAAATTCTGATAATAGCATGATTTACCCTGATGATGAATGATTTGTTATTTATTAACTATTTCGATTTTACAGCCGTCGAATAAATGCGAGCCGACCGTAGTAATAACTTTATCGCCTTCCATGAGGCCTTCTTTTATTTCGACCAGTCCTTTGGAATAAATGCCGGTTTTGACCACTATCTTCTTGGCTTTGTTTCCCTGCACCACGAATAACGCATAATCCTGGATGTCGTTACCGGCTAGGTTATAAACCAGCATATCCTTGGACACGGCGATAACATTCTTTTTCTGTTCAAGCATCAGTTCGATTCGGCAG
This region of Candidatus Brocadiia bacterium genomic DNA includes:
- a CDS encoding efflux RND transporter permease subunit, whose protein sequence is MLLSEFGVKRPVTNLMIFLGIIVLGGMSILFLPIDLMPKMEWPAITVMTSYRGAAAEDVETSITKPIENDLSILTNLTEVNSYSREGVSNVVCRFNWGANLDEAANEIRDRLDFTKMRLPSDADKPIMVKFSTNAMPILAYGFTARKNWSRLHEILDQELATPLKQIAGVGAVQLIGGMIRQINIEIDKNKLLAYGTSINEVESAIRLHNYSLPAGSIKVGPNEFALKTPGEYKSVAEISGTIIKTTGDNIPVRLRDIAAVNDSFQEPSGMVYVNGDPGIMVMVQKQSGSNTDTVCKAIVDKLELIKKRMPTDVNYYEMFNTADMINLTMKNLSQTVFIGGILVILITLIFLGEIRSSLIISLTIPFSLISAFIFIYIWGKTINMMSLASIAIAIGMVVDNAIVIMENIFTHRAKGKDATQSAIVGASEVGLAVSASSLTTIVVFVPLIFLSGITGIIFKELGVMVIVTIAASLLTALTFTPMLASKILSSKSSFEKKGWFIYVEHFYAGILEWVLHHKAITVTIAGLVLIGSVALYPLLGIEFIPEEDSGDLQATMELAAGKKMEESTRVGMEAQKIFKEVCGKDIVAIYIRAGSVGMGGAAMGMKEGLNIVMIGAKLVNVKQRKRSDKDIAREIREKIKNIPGLVKTDLKTGNPIGSLMISAGKSLSVEIYGNDMKETDKIALAIKNIMDTTEGAVDTTISRDIAKPEWKIMVDDEKASSLGLTKNYIANTLRTYFYGKVVSKYREDGNEYDIFIRLRPEDRKYLENVSDAFIGLPSIGGQPGQNIQVSNIAKIKEEFGPIEIERKNQTRIVRVEANLDKRTLGDVAKDIETKISKLPIKEGVNIKIGGLVTEQKKSFRDLGLLLLLSIFLVYAVMASQFESLQDPFIILFSVPFGFSGVFLSLFIRGYPISMISLLGAVLLVGVVVNNAIVLVDYTNLLRRPLSEGGYGMGLFDAVFESGKRRLRPIMMTTLTTVFGLLPMAMQTGEGSESWRPLGTTILGGLLFSTLVTLFLVPVLYMAFNKDKKPQPGVEA
- a CDS encoding zinc-ribbon domain containing protein, with protein sequence MADKQLKCMECGGDFAFTEEEQKFHQEKGYTNEPKRCPKCRQNRRTKFGPGSSGFRERVEAVCADCGQKTTVPFKPVLNKPVYCDSCFAKVKGQRNG
- the rpsU gene encoding 30S ribosomal protein S21, whose protein sequence is MSPVTIRVEGSIDKALRQFKRKCIDAGIYNELKRVAYYEKPSETRRKAEIKKGKVVRSLQMKKPPRGAKIPLRPNSRPGFGPRPPR